One region of Rana temporaria chromosome 11, aRanTem1.1, whole genome shotgun sequence genomic DNA includes:
- the DBX1 gene encoding homeobox protein DBX1 — MMFPSLLAPTAVYPNLLRPTPTLTLPQSLLSTHSSFLVEDLLRITRPSAGYLPRAIPPPSISPPTPETPNSLADTSELLVSRHNSNCGNGAAFLKFGVNAILSNSTPRTDSSQTLLSAAPPKTTFSLPYFDASFQPFLRSSYFPASSVIPMPGTFSWPLAARGKPRRGMLRRAVFSDVQRKALEKMFQKQKYISKPDRKKLAGKLGLKDSQVKIWFQNRRMKWRNSKERELLSAGGCREQTLPTKFNPNPDLSDVRKKTLKGEDDGLLPYQRTELHLEVETRLPSSPYHSSSHSKNSDLSESDSDVDPEDEITVS; from the exons ATGATGTTCCCGAGTCTCCTCGCGCCTACGGCCGTCTACCCCAACCTCCTGCGCCCCACGCCGACCCTCACCCTGCCCCAGAGCCTCCTGTCCACCCACTCCAGCTTCCTGGTGGAGGACCTCCTCAGGATCACCCGACCCTCCGCCGGATACTTACCCAGGgctatcccccctcccagcatctcTCCTCCGACCCCCGAGACCCCCAACAGCCTGGCGGACACCTCCGAGCTCCTGGTCTCCAGGCACAACTCCAACTGCGGCAACGGCGCCGCCTTCCTGAAGTTTGGCGTCAACGCCATCCTGTCCAACTCCACGCCCAGAACAG ATTCCTCGCAGACGTTGCTCTCCGCAGCCCCCCCAAAGACCACCTTCTCTCTGCCGTACTTTGACGCCTCCTTCCAGCCGTTCCTCAGATCCTCCTACTTCCCAG cTTCTTCGGTAATCCCCATGCCGGGAACGTTCTCGTGGCCCCTGGCAGCTCGTGGAAAGCCCCGCAGGGGGATGCTCCGGAGAGCCGTCTTCTCCGACGTCCAGCGCAAAGCTCTGGAGAAAATGTTCCAGAAACAGAAGTACATCAGCAAGCCGGACAGGAAGAAGCTGGCCGGCAAACTGGGCCTTAAGGACTCTCAG gTGAAAATTTGGTTCCAGAACAGAAGGATGAAATGGAGGAACTCCAAAGAGAGGGAACTTTTGTCGGCCGGTGGGTGCAGAGAGCAGACTCTGCCCACCAAGTTTAACCCCAACCCCGACCTCAGCGATGTGCGAAAGAAGACCTTAAAAGGAGAGGATGACGGCCTCCTGCCTTATCAGCGCACAGAGCTCCACCTAGAGGTGGAAACGCGACTTCCCTCCTCACCTTATCACTCCAGCAGCCACAGCAAAAACTCAGACTTGTCGGAGTCGGACTCTGATGTGGACCCAGAGGATGAGATCACGGTCTCCTAA